The sequence below is a genomic window from Candidatus Krumholzibacteriota bacterium.
ACAAGGAGACCCGGTAGGAACGTGACGGCCCCGGCGGGCGTCCGTCCCGCGGGCTTCCGGCCGGTGCGCCGGACGCCGTGGGCGGGGCATCCCCGCACCGGGGAGACGGATCGGAGAGATGGCATGATCGAGAAGATCCGGAATTTCCTGAACGAAACGCGCAGCGAACTGCGCAAGGTGACCTGGCCGACCCGCGACGAGCTCAAGGGATCGACCCAGATCGTCATCATTGCGACCTTCGTCGTGACCCTGTTCATCGGGGTCGTCGACCAGGTGCTCACGCTGATCATAAGGCGGCTGCTCGGGTGGTGACCCGGTCGGCGCCGGAGACGGGACGATGAACGAGGAACGCAAGAAGACAGACGCCGAGGAGAACGCCGCGAGCGAGGCGGTCGAGACGCCCGCGCCCGCGACGGAGGAGCCCGCCGGGGACGCGCCCGACGACGCCGGGGCCTCGACGGAGGAGCCCGCCGTTGACGAGCCCGCGACGGAAGAGCCCG
It includes:
- the secE gene encoding preprotein translocase subunit SecE produces the protein MIEKIRNFLNETRSELRKVTWPTRDELKGSTQIVIIATFVVTLFIGVVDQVLTLIIRRLLGW